One genomic region from Nocardioides plantarum encodes:
- the recA gene encoding recombinase RecA has product MMAGGDRDKALDAALLNIEKQFGKGSVMRLGDETRAPLEIIPTGSIALDVALGLGGLPRGRVVEIYGPESSGKTTVALHAVANAQAAGGIVAFIDAEHALDPDYAANLGVDTDALLVSQPDSGEQALEIADMLIRSGALDLIVIDSVAALVPRAEIEGEMGDSHVGLQARLMSQALRKMTGALNNSGTTAIFINQLREKIGVMFGSPETTTGGRALKFYSSVRLDVRRIETLKDGTDMVGNRTRVKVVKNKVAPPFKQAEFDIMYGKGISREGGLIDVGVEAGIVRKAGAWYTYDGDQLGQGKENARTFLKDNPDLANELEKKILEKLGVGPSVEKPADPLSDLSDAPIGVDDF; this is encoded by the coding sequence ATCATGGCTGGTGGAGACCGCGACAAGGCCCTGGACGCCGCGCTGCTCAACATCGAGAAGCAGTTCGGCAAGGGCTCGGTGATGCGCCTGGGCGACGAGACGCGCGCCCCCCTCGAGATCATCCCGACCGGGTCGATCGCCCTCGACGTGGCCCTGGGCCTGGGCGGCCTGCCGCGCGGGCGGGTCGTCGAGATCTACGGGCCGGAGTCCTCCGGCAAGACGACGGTCGCCCTGCACGCGGTGGCCAACGCCCAGGCCGCCGGCGGCATCGTCGCCTTCATCGACGCCGAGCACGCGCTCGACCCCGACTACGCCGCCAACCTCGGCGTCGACACCGACGCCCTGCTGGTCTCGCAGCCCGACTCCGGTGAGCAGGCGCTTGAGATCGCCGACATGCTCATCCGCTCCGGCGCGCTCGACCTGATCGTCATCGACTCGGTGGCCGCGCTGGTGCCACGCGCCGAGATCGAGGGCGAGATGGGCGACAGCCACGTCGGCCTCCAGGCCCGGCTGATGAGCCAGGCGCTGCGCAAGATGACCGGTGCGCTCAACAACTCCGGCACGACCGCCATCTTCATCAACCAGCTCCGCGAGAAGATCGGCGTCATGTTCGGCTCGCCGGAGACCACGACCGGTGGCCGCGCGCTGAAGTTCTACTCCTCGGTCCGCCTCGACGTGCGCCGCATCGAGACCCTCAAGGACGGCACCGACATGGTCGGCAACCGCACCCGGGTCAAGGTCGTCAAGAACAAGGTCGCCCCGCCGTTCAAGCAGGCCGAGTTCGACATCATGTACGGCAAGGGCATCAGCCGCGAGGGCGGCCTGATCGACGTCGGCGTCGAGGCCGGCATCGTCCGCAAGGCCGGCGCTTGGTACACCTACGACGGCGACCAGCTCGGCCAGGGCAAGGAGAACGCCCGCACCTTCCTCAAGGACAACCCCGACCTGGCCAATGAGCTGGAGAAGAAGATCCTCGAGAAGCTCGGGGTCGGCCCCAGCGTCGAGAAGCCCGCCGACCCGCTGTCCGACCTCTCCGACGCCCCGATCGGTGTCGACGACTTCTGA
- a CDS encoding molybdopterin-dependent oxidoreductase: MKVLDPQTLPGPKPEHFTSRLRSPAVAARIGMALGIAFGVCFVTGLLSHYAQNPTQPIPYPSSPSWGYRLTQGLHVVTGTASVPLLLVKLWTVYPKLFERPPSLRARQLLLTGLERVSILVLVASSIFMLVTGLTNTASWYVWKFGFRPAHYAMAWVTIGALLVHIAVKLPVIREALLHDVEDEHSHDRPTAVDQGVMSRRGLLRTTWLAAGTTVLLTAGATVPWLRTVSVFGVRSGDGPQGIPVNRSAKAAGVTATATSESWRLEVSHGERSVALSRPDLLAMTQRTETLPIACVEGWSANGTWTGVRLSDVLALVGADADSDVTVSSFQENGPYYTVNTLQKTFAGDDRTLLALMLDGEALALDHGYPCRLIAPNRPGVLQTKWLGSIEVQA, translated from the coding sequence GTGAAGGTCCTCGACCCGCAGACCCTGCCCGGCCCCAAGCCGGAGCACTTCACCTCGCGCCTGCGCAGCCCGGCCGTCGCCGCCCGGATCGGCATGGCCCTCGGCATCGCCTTCGGCGTCTGCTTCGTCACCGGCCTGCTCAGCCACTACGCGCAGAACCCGACCCAGCCGATCCCGTACCCGTCCAGCCCCTCGTGGGGCTACCGCCTGACCCAGGGCCTGCACGTCGTCACCGGTACGGCGTCCGTGCCGCTGCTGCTGGTCAAGCTCTGGACGGTCTATCCCAAGCTGTTCGAGCGGCCGCCGTCGCTGCGCGCCCGGCAGCTGCTCCTCACCGGTCTCGAGCGGGTCTCGATCCTGGTGCTGGTCGCCTCGTCGATCTTCATGCTCGTCACGGGCCTGACCAACACCGCGTCCTGGTACGTCTGGAAGTTCGGTTTCCGGCCCGCCCACTACGCGATGGCCTGGGTCACCATCGGCGCCCTGCTGGTCCACATCGCCGTCAAGCTGCCCGTGATCCGCGAGGCGCTGCTCCACGACGTCGAGGACGAGCACTCCCACGACCGGCCCACCGCCGTCGACCAGGGCGTGATGTCGCGTCGCGGCCTGCTGCGCACCACCTGGCTGGCCGCCGGTACGACGGTCCTGCTGACCGCCGGGGCGACTGTTCCGTGGCTGCGCACCGTGTCGGTGTTCGGCGTGCGCTCCGGCGACGGCCCACAGGGCATCCCGGTCAACCGCTCGGCCAAGGCCGCCGGCGTCACCGCCACCGCGACGAGCGAGAGCTGGCGGCTCGAGGTCTCCCACGGCGAGCGGAGCGTCGCGCTGTCGCGACCCGACCTGCTCGCGATGACCCAGCGCACCGAGACCCTCCCGATCGCCTGCGTCGAGGGGTGGAGCGCCAACGGCACCTGGACCGGCGTACGGCTCAGCGACGTCCTCGCCCTGGTCGGGGCCGACGCCGACAGCGACGTCACGGTGTCGTCCTTCCAGGAGAACGGGCCCTACTACACGGTCAACACGCTGCAGAAGACGTTCGCCGGAGACGACCGCACGCTGCTGGCGCTGATGCTCGACGGCGAGGCCCTCGCGCTGGACCACGGCTACCCCTGCCGGCTGATCGCGCCCAACCGGCCCGGCGTGCTGCAGACCAAGTGGCTCGGCAGCATCGAGGTGCAGGCGTGA
- a CDS encoding regulatory protein RecX, giving the protein MSTTSESWRGDVHQGVTAWTRNAPAPDPDAGRGARSPGDEPRDHRSRSAPRNRPRSRWPEKSPADPVADGPDADPESVARTILLDQLTGRARSRSELADKLAAKGVPDEIAVRLLDRFEEVGLVDDDAFARAWISGRGAAGGKGLARRALAQELRRKGVDDEVAREALDEVDPAQEEEAARALVRRKLRTLTRVDDTVATRRLVGMLARKGYGSGLAFAVVRDELASSGREAPEPD; this is encoded by the coding sequence GTGTCGACGACTTCTGAGTCGTGGCGCGGTGACGTCCACCAGGGCGTCACCGCGTGGACGCGCAACGCCCCCGCCCCTGACCCCGACGCCGGTCGAGGTGCGAGGAGCCCCGGCGACGAGCCTCGAGACCACCGCAGCCGGTCCGCCCCCCGCAACCGCCCCCGCAGCCGCTGGCCGGAGAAGTCGCCGGCCGACCCGGTAGCCGACGGGCCGGACGCCGACCCCGAGTCGGTCGCGCGCACCATCCTGCTCGACCAGCTCACCGGTCGGGCCCGCTCGCGCAGCGAGCTGGCCGACAAGCTGGCCGCCAAGGGCGTGCCCGACGAGATCGCGGTGCGCCTCCTCGACCGGTTCGAGGAGGTCGGGCTGGTCGACGACGACGCGTTCGCCCGGGCCTGGATCTCCGGTCGCGGTGCGGCCGGCGGCAAGGGGCTGGCCCGCCGGGCGCTGGCCCAGGAGCTGCGCCGCAAGGGCGTCGACGACGAGGTCGCCCGCGAGGCGCTCGACGAGGTCGACCCGGCCCAGGAGGAGGAGGCCGCCCGGGCCCTGGTCCGCCGCAAGCTGCGCACCCTGACCCGCGTCGACGACACCGTGGCCACCCGCCGCCTGGTCGGCATGCTCGCCCGCAAGGGCTACGGCTCCGGCCTGGCGTTCGCGGTGGTGCGCGACGAGCTGGCCTCCTCCGGACGCGAGGCCCCCGAGCCCGACTGA
- a CDS encoding class I SAM-dependent methyltransferase, with amino-acid sequence MTDQLNRVEQVEPVTQPFSTVFAYALQGHPCAVIGLDDAPSVMPMDAWTRVADEHDQSILDLCVGPTLDVGCGPGRMTAALVERGVVALGIDVVREAVGQTLQRGGAALQLDVFDTVPGEGRWSTALLADGNVGIGGDPISLLSRVRELIESRGRIVVEVAAPGVPAKTVWATIEAGGARSSRFRWAVVGLDDIGVLAARAGLRLVDQTCHGGRWVAVLQAVT; translated from the coding sequence ATGACCGATCAGCTGAACCGTGTGGAGCAGGTCGAGCCGGTCACGCAGCCGTTCTCGACCGTGTTCGCCTACGCCCTGCAGGGGCACCCCTGCGCGGTGATCGGGCTCGACGACGCTCCGTCCGTGATGCCGATGGACGCCTGGACCCGGGTCGCCGACGAGCACGACCAGTCGATCCTCGACCTCTGCGTCGGACCGACCCTCGACGTCGGCTGCGGTCCCGGTCGGATGACCGCCGCGCTGGTCGAGCGCGGGGTCGTGGCGCTCGGCATCGACGTGGTCCGTGAGGCCGTCGGCCAGACCCTGCAGCGCGGCGGGGCCGCCCTGCAGCTCGACGTCTTCGACACCGTGCCCGGCGAGGGACGCTGGTCCACCGCGCTGCTCGCCGACGGCAACGTCGGCATCGGCGGCGACCCGATCTCGCTGCTGAGCCGGGTGCGCGAGCTCATCGAGTCCCGCGGCCGCATCGTCGTGGAGGTCGCTGCTCCCGGCGTACCGGCCAAGACCGTGTGGGCCACCATCGAGGCCGGCGGTGCGCGCAGCAGCCGGTTCCGCTGGGCGGTCGTGGGCCTCGACGACATCGGCGTCCTGGCCGCCCGCGCGGGGCTGCGACTGGTCGACCAGACCTGCCACGGCGGGCGCTGGGTCGCCGTGCTGCAGGCGGTCACGTGA